In Papaver somniferum cultivar HN1 unplaced genomic scaffold, ASM357369v1 unplaced-scaffold_80, whole genome shotgun sequence, the following proteins share a genomic window:
- the LOC113344893 gene encoding uncharacterized protein LOC113344893 gives MFSSTCQVLHNVIQDGTKASQRSLAYGAYENMTTFEFVFILHLMKKTMEITDLLSQALQYQSQVIVNAMELVSSTKALLQNLRDDGPDDLISEVRAFCATRNIDVPNFNSNYVLLIRGLGARHHSSTFTIMEHYCVDIFNAAIDAQLSELNSRFNEETMELLILSSALDPREGQKSFRVDDICRLVDKFYPKDFTEQEKLHLKIQLRHYERSVVSSEEFKNLRNVYSLCE, from the coding sequence ATGTTCAGTTCAACTTGTCAAGTTTTGCATAACGTTATTCAAGATGGTACTAAAGCTTCACAGCGATCACTAGCGTATGGGGCTTATGAAAACATGACTACTTTTGAGTTTGTGTTCATCCTGCATCTCATGAAGAAAACCATGGAGATCACCGACTTACTCTCCCAGGCTTTGCAATACCAATCTCAGGTCATTGTAAATGCTATGGAACTTGTTTCATCAACAAAAGCATTGCTTCAAAATTTGAGAGATGATGGTCCAGATGACTTAATCAGTGAGGTACGTGCATTTTGTGCTACTAGAAATATAGATGTtcctaatttcaattctaattATGTTCTATTAATAAGAGGATTAGGAGCTCGTCATCATTCGAGTACTTTTACGATTATGGAACACTATTGTGTGGATATCTTTAATGCTGCTATAGATGCTCAGTTATCAGAACTGAATAGCAGGTTCAACGAAGAAACGATGGAATTACTTATCCTTAGTTCAGCTTTGGATCCTCGTGAAGGGCAAAAGTCATTTAGAGTTGATGATATTTGCAGATTGGTCGATAAGTTTTATCCAAAGGATTTCACGGAACAAGAGAAATTACACTTGAAGATACAACTTCGCCATTATGAGCGTAGTGTTGTCTCTTCTGAAGAGTTCAAGAATTTGAGGAATGTATATAGTTTGTGTGAATAG